The genomic region ACGGGACGGGGCAGTTGCCCAAGTTCGACGGCGATTTCTTCTTTGCTGGGCATGGTGATGGGCGGCTGGCGCTTATTCCCACGGCTGAGGTGCCTCTGACCAATTTCGTACGTGAATCCATTCTGTCCGAGGAAGAGTTGCCGTTGCGGTTTACGGCGTTGACCCCGTGCTTCCGCTCGGAGGCCGGGTCGGCCGGGCGGGATACGCGCGGCATGCTGCGTCAGCACCAGTTCAACAAGGTCGAGATGGTGTCGGTGACGACGCCCGATAAGTCGGCCGAAGAACATGAGCGGATGCTCGCTTGTGCCGAAGAGGTCCTAAAGCGCCTGGGTATCCACTATCGAGTCATGCAGCTATGCACCGGAGATATGGGGTTTGGCGCGCAGCGGACCTATGACATCGAGGCATGGTTGCCGGGGCAGAATACCTATCGTGAGATCTCTTCGGTGTCGGTATGCGGCGACTTTCAGGCCCGGCGCATGGATGCGCGGTATCGGGATGCGAACGGCAAGCCGCAATTCGTGCATACGCTGAATGGATCGGGCGTTGCGGTCGGCCGCGCGCTGATCGCGGTGATGGAAAACTACCAGAACGAGGACGGATCGGTAACGATTCCGGCGGCGCTCAAGCCCTATATGGGTGGCATTGAAAAGATTGGCGGATGAAGGTTAATCCACGCATCCTTTTAACCAATGATGATGGTGTTGATGCGCCGGGTTTAGCGGTGTTGATCGATATCGCACGCACGCTCTCGGACGACGTCTGGGTGGTCGCTCCGTCAAACAATCAGAGCGGGACCGGGCACCGGTTTACCTTCGGCTATGAGATCGAACTCGAGGAGCGTGGCGAGCGGATTTTTGCGCTCGATGGCACGCCCGCCGATTGTGTGGTGGCAGGCGTGACGCATGTCCTCAAGGATCGTCGGCCTGATGTCGTCTTGTCCGGCGTCAATCGCGGGCAAAATCTCGGGGACATCATGCATTGCTCGGGCACGGCGGCCGGGGCCAGGGAAGGGGCCTTGCATGGGGCTGTGGGGATCGCGTTGAGCCAGGCGATGGATTATGACCACGGGCGCGATGAGATCGATTGGGGGTGTGCGGCGGAATTGGGAGCGCAGGCGGTAAAGGCCATTCTCGACGTGTTCGATGCGCGCGATACCTATTTCAACGTCAATTTCCCGATCTGTGCGCCGAGCGAGGTGAGTGGCATCCGGGTGGTGCCGCATCAGCGATTCGCGCATTCGCCGTTCGAGCTTTATCCGAGCGATAACCCGGGCAAGCACTTCGTCACGATCCTGCAGACGCCTAAACCGCTGGACGCGGGCTCCGATTTCCATATCCTGCACGAAGACAACGCGATCACCGTGACGCCGCTGATGCTGCAGCAGACCGACATGGATTTCGTCAGGCGCTTCGACGGGAGACTCCCGTTCGAGGGCCCAGGACGCACATGAGAGACGAGGACGCTGGCGTGACCGACCTCTGGGAAGCGCGGGCGGGCCTGATTCTCAACCTGCGGCAGGTAGGGGTAACCGATCCGGACCTGCTGCGTGCCTTCGAAACGGTTCCGCATGAGCGATTCGTGCCGGAAGATTATCGCGAATACGCTTACCGCGAATCCTCGCTCCCCATCGAATGCGGGCAATCGATAACCGCCCCCGGAATCCTGGCGCAGCTGCTTTTGCAATTGGCGCCGCAGGGCACCAACAAGGTGCTCGAGGTCGGTACCGGATCAGGTTATTCGGCGGCGCTTCTGGCGCGGATGGCTAGACGCGTGTTTTCAATCGAAAAGTACCGCACGCTGGCCAGCCTGGCGCAGGCCCGCTGGCATGCAGAGGGCATGACCAACATCGTGGGACTTCACGAGGATGGGCTGCTGGGGCTCGAGCAGCAGGCGCCATTCGACAGAATACTGCTGACCGGCTCGGTCAGCGACGTGCCCGAGGACCTGGTCGAGCAATTGGGAGATGGCGGAATCGCGGTGATGGCCGTTGGGGCACCCGCGGATCGGCAGGCGATACTGCGCATCGAGCGAGTCGACGACGATTTCGTCGAGACCGAGGTGGGAAGCGTACGGCTTGCGCCGTTGAGTCCCGGGCGCTCGCGTACATTATAGTTAAAGCGCTTGCCGCTTTAAGCTCGTCTTTACCTTAACAAGACTACTCTAATTTCATCGAGTAGATGAGTTGACGGGCATTTCCCATGACCATGAGCGTAACTGGTTCCAATCTGCGTAGCGCCGGCTCCGCACTTGCGATGAGTGCCGCCGCCCTGGTGCTGGCAGGCTGTTCCTCCATGGGATCCTTCGGGGGCGATCCGACGGTTACCGGAGCGACGACCCGCATGGGCGGCGCGGCTATCAACCAGCCGATGCCGGCTTACCTGCCGCCTGCCAATGTCGGCGGGGGGGCGATGACAACCGCGGCCAATCAACCCGCTCTGATCGATCGGACGACTGCAATGCCCATGGGCACGCAGTCGGGCGTTGTATCCCAGGATCTTCCCGCATTGCAGCCATCTTCAGTAACGAGTACCCAAGCCATGCCTGCACAAACCGCCGCCGCCTCCGCGCCTTCCTCTCCCGCGCTGCCCACGCAAACATCGTCGCCGCAGCTCGGGGTGGTTCAAGGCGATACCTATACGCACACGATCGCATCGGGTGAGTCACTCTATACGATCGCTCGCCGCTATGATGTGAGCGCCACCGATATCATTGCTGCCAATAGCATCTCTTCGCCCGACCGGATCACCGTGGGGCAGCGCCTGGTGATACCGGGACGTCCCGATCTTCTGGCGCAGCGCGGTCAGACGCAGCAGGTGGCCGCCGCATCGGGCACGCAAACGCTGACCACCCCGTCCGGAACGCCGGCTACCCAGCCAGCGACAACCAGCACACCATCAACGACCGCCACGGCACCCGCCAGCCAGCCGCAGACGCCCGCGGCGACCCCATCAGCGCAGCCGACGCAGGTTGCCGCCGCGCCCGCCCAGCAGCCCACGGCGAGCCCCACGCCCTCGACCACCAGCGACAAGTTCCGCTGGCCGATCTCGGGACGCGTCATCACCGATTTCGCCGCATCACGCGGCACCGGTATCAACATCGAAGCACCAGAAGGCAGCTCGGTTCGCGCGGCCGAAAACGGCGAAGTCATCTACGTCGGCAATGCCGTCGAGGGATATGGCAATCTGGTGCTGATCAAGCACTCGAATGGCTATGTTTCGGCCTATGCGCATCTCAATACGATCGGTGTCGTCAAGGGCGATGCGGTTTCGCGCGGCGATGCCATCGGCACCGTCGGCATGACCGGCTCGGTCAGCCGTCCTCAGCTCCATTTCGAACTGCGCAAGGGCGCGACACCGGTCGATCCGATGCCGTTGCTGGCCGGCTAGGAATACTGGAGGCAATGCTCCTTGTTGGGGCCGGTCCGAAAGGGCCGGCCCCTTCGCTATTTCAGGAGATAGCCTTGCCTTTTTCGCCGGCAAGGTGCCGGACGAACTGGATGGCGACGCGTCCCGAACGAGAGCCGCGTGTGGCAGACCACTCAATGGCTTTTGCCCGCATTTCCGACTCATCGACCGGAATGCCGTAATGGGCGACGTAATTGCGGACCATGGCGAGATAAGTGTCCTGGTCGCAATTGTGGAAGCCAAGCCACAGGCCGAAGCGGTCTGAGAGCGATACTTTTTCCTCGACGGCTTCACCGGGATTGATCGCCGTCGAGCGCTCATTGTCGATCATGTCCCGAGGCATCAGGTGCCGGCGGTTGGACGTGGCGTAAAAGACCGTATTGGCGGGACGACCTTCAAGGCCACCGTCGAGGACGGACTTCAAAGCCTTGTAGCTCGACTCATCCCTGTCGAAGCTCAGATCGTCGCAATAGATGATGAAGCGTTCCGGCCGGCCCACGAGGAAGCGGAGCAGGGCAGGGAGGGTGGCGATATCCTCGCGAGCGATCTCGATAAGGATAAGACGGGAGAGACCGGTTTCCTCCAGCGCGGTGATGTGGGCATGGATGGCCTTGACCATCGAGCTCTTGCCCATGCCGCGCGCGCCCCACAGCAGCGCGTTGTTCGCGCCGTGACCGCGAGCGAACGCCAGGGTGTTGTCCAGGAGAATGTCGCGCAGATGGGCGACGCCTTCGAGCAGATCAAGCGGTACGCGATTGACGTGTGGGACAGGAATCAGCGTTTGCTCGGCGCCGTCCCAAAGATAGGCATCTATGCCGTCCTCGATCGCCGCCGTTGCCTGGGTGGTTCCCGCGAGAGCATCGAGAGCGTGCGCAATGCGTTCGAGCGTAGCCGAGATGGCTGAAAGCTGGTCTTGATTTTCCACTGGAGAATAGCCCCTGAAAGGGCCCGATAGGCTTTGCCTTTCGCCGGGCCCGCTAGTATAGTCCGCGCGATTTTTTGGAAGGCGATGCCTCCCCAAAACCGCAAGCGTCCCTATATGGGGCCATCAGTCCTGCTTTGACAAGCAGACCGCTACGGAGTGTCTTAATGTTCGTTACCCCTGCCTTCGCCCAGGGCGCCGCTGCGCCGACCGGGATGGATTTTATTTCCAGTTTCATTCCGATCATCCTGCTTATCGCCATTTTCTGGTTCCTTATTTTCCGTCCGCAGCAAAAGCGGATGAAGGCCCACCAGGCGATGCTTGCAGCGGTGAAGCGCGGTGACACCATCGTCACCAATGGCGGTGTGGTCGGAAAAGTGACCAAGGCGGTGGAGAACGAAGATCTCGAAGTCGAGATTGCCCAAGGGGTGAAGATCAAGGTCGTGCGCACCATGGTCGCCGACGTGCGGACCAAGTCCGAGCCGGTCAACGACAACAAATAATCGGATGACACTGTCGCCCAGGGCAACAGCCCCGCGACACTGACCCGCTGGCGCGTCGGCGCCCGCCAAGCGGCGGCGCTGGCGCTAGCGGTAATAAAGGACGAATTTATCTCATGAAGAGCTCGCCATTCCGGTTAATCGCCGTCGTTCTCGTGACGCTGGTCAGCATGCTCGCGGTGCTGCCCAATTTCCTGAGCGATCAGACCGTGGCCGGGATGCCGGATTTCCTTCCCAAAGGCGAGATCGTTCTGGGGCTGGACCTGCAGGGCGGTTCGCACCTTCTGCTCGAGGTAAACCGAAACGACATCGTTGAAGGCCGCATCAGCGATATCCGACGCGAGGCGCGGACACTGCTCATCGATGCCGGAATCGGCAGCATCATCACCACCAATGGTGCAACGCTCGATGTGGAATTGACCGATCCGAGCCAATTGGACGCGGCGCGGGAAGTGCTGTCCCCCCTCGAACGGATGCTGGAAGGTGCGCTGTTCCAGACGGGGACGACGCCGGAAACGCAGATCACCACATCGGGCGGGCGCATCCAGATCACGCTCACCGAGGACGCCATTTCAAGCCGGATGTCGTCGCTTGTGGCGCAATCGCTGGAAGTTATCCGCAGCCGTATCGACGAAGTCGGCACGACCGAACCGATTATCCAGCGGCAGGGCGACAACCGTATTCTGGTGCAGGTGCCTGGCTTTGGAGATTCCGAGCGGCTCAAGGACCTGATCAGCCAGACCGCCCGCCTGACCTTCCATCTTGTCTATCCGTCGATGACGGCGGCGCAGGCCGAAACGCAGGGCCTGCCAGCCGGAACGATGATCGTGCCAAGCGCAGACGGGT from Pelagibacterium sp. 26DY04 harbors:
- the serS gene encoding serine--tRNA ligase; this translates as MLDIKWISANPEAFDAALKSRGMEPLSASLILLDEQRRAVVAELNAVQEKRNAASKQIGQAKAQKDEARAAELMAEVAGLKDKLGELDTREKALTENIRAALSVIPNLPAEGVPVGEDENDNAPYFRANESEATRPAKPNLGFSPKEHYELGETMGGMDFETAAKLSGSRFVVLKGQIARLERAIGQFMLDLHVNEHGYTEVVPPYLVRDEAMYGTGQLPKFDGDFFFAGHGDGRLALIPTAEVPLTNFVRESILSEEELPLRFTALTPCFRSEAGSAGRDTRGMLRQHQFNKVEMVSVTTPDKSAEEHERMLACAEEVLKRLGIHYRVMQLCTGDMGFGAQRTYDIEAWLPGQNTYREISSVSVCGDFQARRMDARYRDANGKPQFVHTLNGSGVAVGRALIAVMENYQNEDGSVTIPAALKPYMGGIEKIGG
- the surE gene encoding 5'/3'-nucleotidase SurE, with product MKVNPRILLTNDDGVDAPGLAVLIDIARTLSDDVWVVAPSNNQSGTGHRFTFGYEIELEERGERIFALDGTPADCVVAGVTHVLKDRRPDVVLSGVNRGQNLGDIMHCSGTAAGAREGALHGAVGIALSQAMDYDHGRDEIDWGCAAELGAQAVKAILDVFDARDTYFNVNFPICAPSEVSGIRVVPHQRFAHSPFELYPSDNPGKHFVTILQTPKPLDAGSDFHILHEDNAITVTPLMLQQTDMDFVRRFDGRLPFEGPGRT
- a CDS encoding protein-L-isoaspartate(D-aspartate) O-methyltransferase, which gives rise to MTDLWEARAGLILNLRQVGVTDPDLLRAFETVPHERFVPEDYREYAYRESSLPIECGQSITAPGILAQLLLQLAPQGTNKVLEVGTGSGYSAALLARMARRVFSIEKYRTLASLAQARWHAEGMTNIVGLHEDGLLGLEQQAPFDRILLTGSVSDVPEDLVEQLGDGGIAVMAVGAPADRQAILRIERVDDDFVETEVGSVRLAPLSPGRSRTL
- a CDS encoding M23 family metallopeptidase: MTMSVTGSNLRSAGSALAMSAAALVLAGCSSMGSFGGDPTVTGATTRMGGAAINQPMPAYLPPANVGGGAMTTAANQPALIDRTTAMPMGTQSGVVSQDLPALQPSSVTSTQAMPAQTAAASAPSSPALPTQTSSPQLGVVQGDTYTHTIASGESLYTIARRYDVSATDIIAANSISSPDRITVGQRLVIPGRPDLLAQRGQTQQVAAASGTQTLTTPSGTPATQPATTSTPSTTATAPASQPQTPAATPSAQPTQVAAAPAQQPTASPTPSTTSDKFRWPISGRVITDFAASRGTGINIEAPEGSSVRAAENGEVIYVGNAVEGYGNLVLIKHSNGYVSAYAHLNTIGVVKGDAVSRGDAIGTVGMTGSVSRPQLHFELRKGATPVDPMPLLAG
- a CDS encoding ATP-binding protein → MENQDQLSAISATLERIAHALDALAGTTQATAAIEDGIDAYLWDGAEQTLIPVPHVNRVPLDLLEGVAHLRDILLDNTLAFARGHGANNALLWGARGMGKSSMVKAIHAHITALEETGLSRLILIEIAREDIATLPALLRFLVGRPERFIIYCDDLSFDRDESSYKALKSVLDGGLEGRPANTVFYATSNRRHLMPRDMIDNERSTAINPGEAVEEKVSLSDRFGLWLGFHNCDQDTYLAMVRNYVAHYGIPVDESEMRAKAIEWSATRGSRSGRVAIQFVRHLAGEKGKAIS
- the yajC gene encoding preprotein translocase subunit YajC → MFVTPAFAQGAAAPTGMDFISSFIPIILLIAIFWFLIFRPQQKRMKAHQAMLAAVKRGDTIVTNGGVVGKVTKAVENEDLEVEIAQGVKIKVVRTMVADVRTKSEPVNDNK